In Kineococcus mangrovi, the sequence TGCCGTTCTGGGTCGCCCCGGGGGCGAGCAACTGGAACTCGCTGCTGGGACGGTGGGACAACGCCGTCGGGAACATGGTCGACGCCGCCGAGGTGGGTCTGGCCAACGGCGCGCAGGGGTACCTCAACACCTCCTGGGGCGACCACGGGCACTGGGACCCGCCGTCGGTCGCCTTCGGCCCGGTCCTGTTCGGCGGGGCGGTGTCCTGGTCGCTGGAGGCCAACCGCGACGTCGACGTGGCCGCCGTCCTGTCCGACGCGCTGCTGCTCGACCCGCACCGCGTCGTCGGGGACGTCCTGGTGCGCGCCGGTGGGGTCTGCGCCCGGCTCGGCGCTCCGCTGCTCAACGCCTCCCCCCTGTGCCTGGTCCTGCGCGAGCCGGATCGCTTGAAGTCGTGGGCCGTCCCGGCCCCGGGGGCCCTGGACGCGGCGCAGGCCGAGCTGCTGTCGTGCCTGCACGACCTGCGGGCGGGCGACCCGGCGTGCTCCGACGGCGACGTCGTCGTGCGCGAGCTGACGCAGGCCCTGCACCTGGCGGAGTTCGCGGTCCGGGTGTTCCGGGCGCGGGGGCAGGACGGGTCCTTCGACGCGGGGCTCGCCCCCCGGCTGCTCACCGAGCTCGACGACCTGCTCGAGGAGCACCGCGCCTGCTGGGCCCTGCGGTCCCGTCCCGGCGGCCTGGCCGACAGCCTGGCCGCCTTCGACCCCGTGCGGCACGCGCTGCTGCGGGCCGCGACCTGACGGCGCCGCCGTGCGCATCGGGGCCCGAACGACGAACGGCCTGCCGGTCCTGCACGCCGTGGGGCGTGCGCTGGACCGGCAGGCCGCCGGGTCTGCCCGCGGACCGTCCCGTCGCGGCGATCGGTGCCGCGACGGTGACGGTCGCACCGTCGGTCAGGACGGCGGCATCAGCACCGAGTCGATGAGGTAGACCGTGGCGTTGGAGGTCTGCACGTTGCCGCAGATCACGTTGGCCCCGTTGACGGTGAGGTTGTCGGCGGCGCCGTCGACCATCACGTCCTGGCCCTGGACCGTGGACACGGAGCCCGCGTCGAGCAGCTCCTGCGGGGTCATCTTCCCCTCGACCACGTGGTAGGTCAGGACGTCGGTCAGCGTCTGCGCGCCCTCGGGGGTCTGCAGCGTGCTGACGGTGTCGGCCGGCAGCGCCTGGAAGGCGGAGTCGACGGGCGCGAAGACCGTGAACTCGCCGCTGTTGAGCGTGTCGACGAGGTTCACCTGCGGGTTCAGCTGCCCGGAGACGGCGGCGGTCAGCTGGGTGAGCAGCGGGTTGTTCGAGGCGGCCGTCGTGACGTTCGCCGTCGACATGCCCTCGACGGACCCGGCGCCGCTCGGCACCTGGGCGGCGTAGTCGGCGCACCCGGGACCGACGGGCATCATGTCCGCCTCACCGGAGGAGGTCATGCTGTCGGACGGGCTGGCCATCGAGCTGGACGAGCTCGAGGAGGTCGTCATCTCCGGGGTGGAACCCGTCGTGGTGTCGTCGGAACCACCGCAACCGGCCACGGCCAGGGTGAGGGCACCGGCGAGGGCCACGAGGGAGAACGCGCGCTTGCCGTTGGAGGTCGTGTTCAGAGTGGACATGGTGTTTCTCCTCAGTTTCTCTTGCGGTACTTCGATGGTCGGTGGTTCCCGGGCGTCCCGCACCCCGAGAACCGGGTTCCGTCCCGGCCGTTGCCGAAACGTCACCTGAGTCCTAGACGATCGTGAACAGTTTGCTGGGCCAGCCCGAGGAACCGTCCGGGATGGGTTTGGCGACGGTCTCCGTCTGGACCTGGCCGGTCCCGTCGGTGGCCCGCGCCCGCAGCGTGTGGTTCCCGGGCTCCAGGTCGTCGAGACCGACGGTCCACTGAACCCAGGTGTTCTCCCCCACCGACGGCAGGAGTTCCGCCGTCCGCCACGGGCCGGAGTCGACGGAAACCTCGACCTGCGAGATCCCCCGGGTCTGCGCCCAGGCGACCCCGGCCACCGGAACCGTTGCGCCGGAACGGACCTTGGCGAACGGCGCCGGGACGTCGATCCGCACGGCCGTCTTGATCGGGGCCTGTTCGGCCCACCCCCGGTCCGTCCAGTAGGCGGTCTGCCGGTCGAACCGGGTCACCTCGATCTCGGTGATCCACTTGCAGGCCGAGACGTAACCGTACAACCCCGGGACGATCATCCGGGCCGGGAAGCCGTGCACGTCCGTCAGGGGTTCGGAGTTCATGCCGACGGCGATCATCGAGGCGCGCCCGTCGGTCGCGTCGGCGACCGGGGTCGAGACGGTGAACCCGTCGACCGACCGCGACAACAGCATGTCCGCGTCCGGCTGGACCCCGGCCCGTTCGAGCAGCCGGGTCAGCGGAACCCCCAGCCAGCGGGCGTTCCCCACGAGGTTTCCCCCGACCTCGTTCGAGACGCAGGTCATCGTCATCCAGCGTTCGACGAGGTCCTCTCCGAGCAGGTCGTCGAACGTGACCGTCACCTCCCGCTCGACCATGCCGTGGATCCGCAACGACCACGTGGAGACGTCCACCTGGGGGACGGACAGCGCCGTGTCGACCCGGTAGAAGTCCTTGGCGCTCGTCACGTACGGCGTGACCCCGTCGACGGTGTCGATCCCCGCCGGGAGCGGCGCGGCCGGCGAGGCCGGCGCCGGCAGGTCGATGCGGGACCGGGCCTGCGCCACGGACCGGGAGGCGGTCACCGCCGCACCCGCCCCCGCGCTCCCGGCCGCCACGGCGGCGACGCCACCGAGGACGACCGAGCGGCGCGACAACGGCCCCGACGCCGCGGCGCTCGCGCGCCGACGTGAGACGCGCGTGCAGAGCACGAGCGCCGCCGCACCGGCCACCGTTCCGACCACCGAGGGCAGCCAGCTCAGGGCCGTCGCGTCCGGCCGGTTCAGCGTCGCCCCCACCGCGGCCGCCCCCAGGACGGCCACCCCCACCAGGGCGAGGCGGAGGTGCTGGCGGGCGAGCAGACCCAGGACGACGAAGAGCAGGGCCAGGGTCGCGTACAGGCTCCCGAGCAGGACGGCCTTGTCGGACTGGCCGAACTGCCGGATGGCCCACTCCTTGAGCCACTCCGGCGTGCGGGCGATGAACTCCTGCCCGACCCCGAGGACGGGGTCGGAGGAGCGGACGAGGAACGCGGCGAGCAGGGACCCGACCCCCAGGGTCAGCCCCCCGGACAGCACCCCGGACAGCACCCCGGACAGGGCGGCCCACGGCCACGCGGCCGCGCCGGACCGGTCCTGCGTCGTTCGTCGGTGCACGTCGTCACCTCCTCTCCCCCTCTCTTCGGACCCGGGGGGCCCGGTGGATGCGTGGTCCAGGTCACAGTTCGGTCGCTCTCCGGTGGCGGGCCCGCGCGGTCCGCGGTCAGATGCAGGAGTCACCCGTCGACCACCGCACGACCCGAGGAGAAACCGTGATCAAGTCGCTGCACGAAGCCGGGATCAAGTCCGAGTGGGCCTACACGGCCGGTTTCGCGAGCATCGGGCTGTCCTTCCTCGCCTGGACGATCTCGCGCAAGGCCGAGGACGCGGGCGTCGACCGCGCCGACCGCTGGGGCATCTTCGTCGGCCACTGGGCGCCCACCTTCTTCGGCGTGGGCAACGCGCTGCGCAGTTACGAGAAGTGAGGGCGGCGCAGGGCTGAACACCTCCGGCCGGGTCCGCGCCCGCTTCCGGCGCCGCGTCTCGGGTGACCCGACCGGGGCGCCGGAGTGGGTGCGGTCCATCGCCACCGTCGGCGCGGGCCCGGGGTGGTTCGACCCGGACGGCGTCGTCTGGCGCGTGCACGGCGACCTGTCCACCCTCGTCGGGGGTGTGGCCGCCCTCCTGGGGCAGGGGGCCCACCCCCTGGCCCTGGCCGGGGTGCAACGGCACTCCACCTACCGCACCGACCCCTGGGCGCGGCTGGCCGGGACCGCCCGCTGGCTCGTCGTGACGACCTTCGGCTCCGACGAGCTGGCGCAGCGCGAGGCGGTGCGGGTCCGCGACATGCACCTGCGCGTGCGCGGACACGCTCACGACGGCCGTCCGTACGCCGCCTCCGACCCCGCCCTGCTGCGCTGGGTCCACCTCGCCTTCACCGACACGCCTTCTTCGCCGCCCAGGACGCCTGCGGGCACGACCTGGCCCCGCGGTTCGGGCCGCGGTGGGCGGACGCGTACGTCGCCGACTGGGCGCGCAGCGCGCAGGCGCTCGGGGCGCAGGACCTGCCCACCTCCCGGGCCGGGCTCGCCGAGGCCCTGCGCGAGCACCGCTCGCAGCTGGTCCCGGTCCCGGACGACCTGCGCACCTTCATCACGGGCCCGACGGGACTGGGGCGCGCCGAACGCCTGGTCTACCGGCCGATCGCCCGCGCCGGTGCGCTCGTCCTGTCCCCCGCGCTCGCCGACCTGGCCGGCGTCCCGGGCCGGGACGGGGTGGCCGCCTCCCCCCTGCACCGCCTCGAACTGCGCGCGGCGCGCCTGTCGCTGCGGGGCCTGCAGCTCACCCTCGGCCCGTACAGCCCCTCCGAGCAGGCCGCGCGCTACCGGCTCGGCTGGACTCCCCGACCGGACTGGCTCGACGAGAGCACGACCGACAGCCGGCCCGGGGACGTCGACAGGCCCTCGTGACGCGGGGTCGTCGGCGGGGGCAACCCCGCCGAGGGGTCGGCACCGTCGGCTGGCGAGTTTTCCTGAGATCGTTCCCAGGGGCGCCCTACAGTGGCTCCGTGGACGCGAGGGTGGACGAACTGCTGCCGACGACGCTGGTGGACGACCTGACGGAGCAGGTGACCCGTCGCGCCGGGGAACGGGTGGGGGCGATCTTCGCCCGGGCCCTGCGCGAGACGGTGGAGCGGACGCCGACGGTGCGCCCCGACGGGTCCGTCTTCGTCGTGACGGGCGACATCCCGGCCATGTGGCTGCGCGACTCCACCGCGCAGTGGCAGACGTACCTGCTGCTGCTGGACGAGGCGCCGGGTCTGACCGACGTCATCGCCGGGGTCCTGCGGACGCAGTTCGCCGCCATCCGCCACGACCCCTACGCCAACGCGTTCAACGACGGCCCCACCGGCCGGTGCCACGAACCGGGGGACAACAGCGACGACCCCTGGCTGTGGGAGCGCAAGTACGAGGTCGACTCCCTCGCCTTCCCCGTGCTGCTGGCCCACCGGCTGCGCCGCGCGACCGGGCGCGACGACCTGCTGGGCCCCGACGCGCACCCGGCCATGCGGCGCGTCGTCGAGGTGTGGCGGGTCGAGCAGGACCACGAGGAGCGCTCCCCCTACCGGTTCGTCCGGCCCACCGACCTGCGCAGCGAGACGCTCGAGCGCGACGGGCTCGGGACCCCCGTGGCCCGCACCGGCATGACGTGGTCGGGTTTCCGGCCCAGCGACGACGCGTGCGAGCACGGCTACAACGTCCCCGCGAACCTCTTCGCCGCCCGGGCGCTGGACCACGTCGCCACCTTCGCGCGCGAGGTGTTCGACGACGCCGGTCTCGCGCACGACGCCGCGACCCTGGCCGCCGAGCTGCGCGAGGCCGTCGCCGCCCACGGCGTCGTGCAGCACCCCGGGCACGGCCGCGTCTGGGCCTACGAGGTCGACGGCCTCGGTGGCGCGCTGCTGGCCGACGACGCGAACGTGCCGAGCCTGCTCTCGCTGCCCCTGCTCGGCGCCTGCCGCGCCGACGACCCGCTGTACGTCGCGACCCGCGGGCTCGTGCTGTCCGAGACCAACCCCTGGTTCCACCGCGGGAGCGCCGCGACGGGCATCGGCAGCCCCCACACGCCCGACCGCCACGTCTGGCCCATCGCCCTGTGCGTGCAGGCCCTGACCAGCGGGGACGAGGAGGAGGCGGTGCGGACCCTGCGCCTCGTCGCCGACTGCGACGACGGCACCGGGCACGTGCACGAGGGTTTCCACGTCGACGACCCCTCGCGGTGGACGCGCGAGTGGTTCTCCTGGGCGGACTCGACGTTCTGCGAGCTGGCGCTGTCCCTGCTGGGCCGGCGCGTCACCGACCTCGACTGACGTCGGCGGCCGTCGCGGCGTCGATGACGCGCGTGAGCCCGTCACGCAGACGCTCCAGCTCGCCCACGTCCACGCCGAGGCGCTCGACGACCTGCCCGGGCACCCGCAACGCCTCCTGCCGCAGCTCCCGTCCCGGCGCGGTGAGGGTGACGGCGAGGCTGCGCCGGTCTTCGGGCAGCCGTCGCCGCTCCAGCAGGCCCTGGGCCTCCAGCCGCTTCAGCAGCGGGGAGAGCGTGGGCGGGTCCAGCTGCAGGGTCTCGGACAACTCCTTGACCGACAGCGGTTCGCTCCCCCACAGCGCCAGCATCACCAGGTACTGCGGGTGCGTCAGGCCCAGGGGTTCCAGCACGGGCCGGTACACCGACAGCACCGTGCGGGCGGCGACCACGAGGGCGAAGCAGACCTGCCGTTCCAGCGTCAGCGGGTCCTCGGTCCTCACGCGGGCAGGGTACCCCTTCGTGCGCTAACCGTTGGCCCCCTGGGATCCGCGGATCTCCTCCTCGGGGTCGTTCTCCCGCAGCAGCAGCGACAACCCCGCGTAGGGCTTGAGCCAGACCCCGAAGCTCTTGAGGTCGTCGACCCAGCCGATCTCACCACCGTTGGACAGGTCCGTGACGGGAACGCGCGGGGTGAAGTGCTCCGAGCGCACCGACCCCTCGACGGTCTCGGCACCGAAGTTCAGCACCGTGACCTGCAGGGCGGTCCGGCCACCGTGGTCGGCCGGGTCCAGCTCGTGGACCATGACGAGCATGCTGGGGTGCGCGACCGGCGGGATGTCGATCTGCCGGGAGGTGGCGATGCGGTTCGTGCGCCGCACCTCGAGCACCTGGGCCAGCTTGTTCGCGAAGGAGTTCTCGTCCTGCAGCTGCTGCGGGATCGTCCCGTAGAGGGAACGGCCGACGGGGATGCCCGAGGCCGACATCGTCGCCTCGGGGGCGACGCCCATGAGGTCGTGCCCGGCGCGCTCGATCCAGCGCGTGTCCCCCGAGGTCAGGAGGGGTTTGACGCTCTCGACGGGCAGCGGGAGCATGCCGAGCAGGTCCCAGCCCGACAGGGCGAAGACGCCGGGCTGCCAGGCGTTGAACATCGCCATCAGCAGGTGCGCGCGCTTGATCTGCTCGACGTCGTCCTCGGTGAGGGCGTCGAGCTCGCGGTGACCACGGCTGGCCGCGATGACGCTGGCGCTGGTGCAGGCAATGCCGTTCGTCGTGAAGACGAGGTTGTAGGGGCCGTTCTCCCCCGTCAGCCGCTCGACCAGGTCGGCGCGCACCGTCTCGGCCAGCACCCCACCGGTGACCGTCGCACCGCGGAACTCGTACTCGTCCTCGGAGTGCCTCGTCGCCCAGTGGACGAGTTCGTAGGTGAGCTCGTCGTGGTTCTGCAGGGCGTGCACGAGGGAGGCCGGGTCCACCCCCAGCTCCAGGGCCTGGCGCAGACACAGGCGCAGGAACTCGGTGTCCCCGGTGGCGACGGCGTGCTGGCACC encodes:
- a CDS encoding molybdopterin-dependent oxidoreductase translates to MHRRTTQDRSGAAAWPWAALSGVLSGVLSGGLTLGVGSLLAAFLVRSSDPVLGVGQEFIARTPEWLKEWAIRQFGQSDKAVLLGSLYATLALLFVVLGLLARQHLRLALVGVAVLGAAAVGATLNRPDATALSWLPSVVGTVAGAAALVLCTRVSRRRASAAASGPLSRRSVVLGGVAAVAAGSAGAGAAVTASRSVAQARSRIDLPAPASPAAPLPAGIDTVDGVTPYVTSAKDFYRVDTALSVPQVDVSTWSLRIHGMVEREVTVTFDDLLGEDLVERWMTMTCVSNEVGGNLVGNARWLGVPLTRLLERAGVQPDADMLLSRSVDGFTVSTPVADATDGRASMIAVGMNSEPLTDVHGFPARMIVPGLYGYVSACKWITEIEVTRFDRQTAYWTDRGWAEQAPIKTAVRIDVPAPFAKVRSGATVPVAGVAWAQTRGISQVEVSVDSGPWRTAELLPSVGENTWVQWTVGLDDLEPGNHTLRARATDGTGQVQTETVAKPIPDGSSGWPSKLFTIV
- a CDS encoding fasciclin domain-containing protein, with translation MSTLNTTSNGKRAFSLVALAGALTLAVAGCGGSDDTTTGSTPEMTTSSSSSSSMASPSDSMTSSGEADMMPVGPGCADYAAQVPSGAGSVEGMSTANVTTAASNNPLLTQLTAAVSGQLNPQVNLVDTLNSGEFTVFAPVDSAFQALPADTVSTLQTPEGAQTLTDVLTYHVVEGKMTPQELLDAGSVSTVQGQDVMVDGAADNLTVNGANVICGNVQTSNATVYLIDSVLMPPS
- a CDS encoding glycoside hydrolase family 125 protein, whose translation is MDARVDELLPTTLVDDLTEQVTRRAGERVGAIFARALRETVERTPTVRPDGSVFVVTGDIPAMWLRDSTAQWQTYLLLLDEAPGLTDVIAGVLRTQFAAIRHDPYANAFNDGPTGRCHEPGDNSDDPWLWERKYEVDSLAFPVLLAHRLRRATGRDDLLGPDAHPAMRRVVEVWRVEQDHEERSPYRFVRPTDLRSETLERDGLGTPVARTGMTWSGFRPSDDACEHGYNVPANLFAARALDHVATFAREVFDDAGLAHDAATLAAELREAVAAHGVVQHPGHGRVWAYEVDGLGGALLADDANVPSLLSLPLLGACRADDPLYVATRGLVLSETNPWFHRGSAATGIGSPHTPDRHVWPIALCVQALTSGDEEEAVRTLRLVADCDDGTGHVHEGFHVDDPSRWTREWFSWADSTFCELALSLLGRRVTDLD
- a CDS encoding MarR family winged helix-turn-helix transcriptional regulator, producing the protein MRTEDPLTLERQVCFALVVAARTVLSVYRPVLEPLGLTHPQYLVMLALWGSEPLSVKELSETLQLDPPTLSPLLKRLEAQGLLERRRLPEDRRSLAVTLTAPGRELRQEALRVPGQVVERLGVDVGELERLRDGLTRVIDAATAADVSRGR